The proteins below come from a single Magallana gigas chromosome 10, xbMagGiga1.1, whole genome shotgun sequence genomic window:
- the LOC117683548 gene encoding corepressor interacting with RBPJ 1, whose protein sequence is MGKGFNNYMTKKFFHPGSKDNIKRVWMAQQKTNYEKQKQDDLLSQYQKEQEMYKNRALLGDEKAKLGLSFMYDAPPGLKKKEVEEKEAEVKFEWQRKYNAPREQYAKDDETIRDQPFGIEVRNVRCIKCRKWGHVNTDRICPLFNQDLTAEPPQPSTSASSLLEGLRSDGFTLKKSILGKMADNVDTEKLLESEDEDDPEVKFLKSLNPKQRKKLLKKLNKLQSGKEDGKVNKDKKKKKKKHRKKSRSSEEESDTDTKFHRKKRNSMSNSDSDDSDNEQRRRQKFRQQGMRQPQDDREYRGGGRSQHRQRRSPSLSDSSPQRGSRDQGSRRRDNQRSKSRDRSADFRAGHRRGRSSSVERKKDSIHERDRRRNIDNARRSRSPNHRGRGGYEVDRERPKRSRRSSSSSSDGGGASSRRHRSRSLERGHRSSRRSVSPQRNRRDNYSSRKRRSSSRNEH, encoded by the exons ATGGGGAAGggatttaataattatatgacCAAGAAGTTCTTCCACCCTGGAAGTAAAGACAACATTAAAAGG GTATGGATGGCTCAACAAAAGACAAACTATGAAAAACAGAAACAAGATGATTTACTCTCTCAGTACCAAAAAGAACAGGAAATGTACAAAAACAG agcTTTACTTGGAGATGAGAAGGCAAAGCTGGGACTGAGTTTTATGTATGACGCACCTCCAGGTCTCAAGAAGAAAGAG GTAGAAGAGAAAGAAGCTGAAGTGAAATTTGAATGGCAGAGAAAATACAATGCACCAAGAGAACA GTATGCAAAGGACGATGAGACAATTCGGGACCAGCCGTTTGGAATTGAGGTCAGGAATGTTCGTTGCATCAAGTGTAGGAAATGGGGCCATGTGAACACAGACCGTATCTGTCCCCTGTTTAACCAGGATCTCACCGCTGAACCCCCGCAAC CCTCCACCAGTGCATCTTCTTTACTTGAGGGTCTGCGAAGCGATGGTTTCACCCTGAAGAAAAGCATTCTGGGAAAAATGGCAGATAATGTAGACACAGAG AAGCTACTGGAAAGTGAAGATGAGGATGACCCTGAGGTCAAGTTCCTGAAATCACTGAACCCCAAACAGAGGAAGAAGTtgctgaa AAAGTTGAATAAGCTTCAATCAGGAAAGGAAGATGGAAAAGTAAACAAGgacaagaaaaagaagaaaaagaaacacaGGAAGAAGTCCAGGAGTTCAGAGGAAG AATCAGATACAGATACAAAGTTTCacaggaaaaaaagaaattcaatgtcCAATTCAGACTCAGACGACTCTG ATAATGAACAAAGAAGACGTCAAAAATTCAGACAACAGGGAATGAGACAGCCCCAGGATGACAGAGAATACAGAGGAGGAGGGCGATCTCAACACAGACAAAGGAGGAGTCCATCTTTATCAGACTCGTCTCCACAACGAGGCAGCAGGGATCAGGGGTCAAGGAGAAGAGACAATCAAAGGTCAAAATCTCGAGATCGCAGTGCAGACTTCCGAGCTGGTCACAGGAGAGGCAGATCTTCCTCTgttgaaagaaagaaagatagtATTCATGAAAGGGACAGAAGAAGAAATATTGATAATGCTAGGAGGTCAAGGTCACCTAATCACAGAGGCAGGGGAGGTTATGAGGTTGACAGAGAAAGACCGAAGAGGTCAAGACGTTCTAGTTCATCCTCCTCTGATGGAGGTGGAGCTTCATCTAGAAGACACAGGTCAAGGTCATTAGAAAGAGGTCATAGGTCAAGTAGGAGGTCTGTGTCACCACAGAGGAACAGGAGAGACAACTACTCTTCCAGGAAAAGGAGGTCAAGTTCCAGAAATGAACACTGA
- the LOC105339521 gene encoding uncharacterized protein yields the protein MASYISYIGVAFLCSLSYFQTEAILYAEGCKMADGNWYRVGATRVLGCTHCTCEARDYVYCVDLCPDCEYNYRRYPIGESFQDGCKVCMCQGRGKVVCSEEECPYHRSRMFQTFGLS from the exons ATGGCATCGTACATTTCATACATTGGAGTAGCTTTCCTCTGttctttatcatattttcaaactGAGGCCATCTTGTATGCAGAAG GTTGTAAGATGGCCGATGGTAACTGGTATAGGGTCGGGGCCACTCGTGTGTTGGGATGCACTCACTGTACCTGTGAAGCGAGGGATTATGTGTACTGTGTAGATTTATGTCCAG ATTGTGAGTACAACTACAGGAGGTACCCTATTGGAGAGTCGTTTCAAGATGGATGCAAAGTCTGCATGTGTCAAGGGAGGGGCAAAGTCGTCTGCTCAGAGGAAGAGTGCCCTTACCATAGATCTAG AATGTTCCAAACCTTTGGTTTATCGTGA
- the LOC117683546 gene encoding kielin/chordin-like protein produces the protein MATVRIAVFLATFHIALGILNPWEPEVDPALRCPYGRHHTEIGNQANCNLLGVSCTEGYFCSGDTQDKNGRCCKTHNPCTTGAPYHVQGDAPACLRGDFRCPHGYTCVGTAYSSSVCCPGSGHSGPYIPDHSNQGLGCVADGGLYQPGEVFYNIAGDRCTCTITGRATCIPNSHKLPSGADRYCTAFDRSYRPGQRFVASDGCNECTCEPDGGIQCSRYPCPDFSVDRRHGTPGQLYCTFEDIHYSRGQTFTSTDGCRQCTCGNNGRVSCQRRQCNGFPDPGSSIGFPIGLPDGRRPIALPDGRTQRVGFPEDRDSIGFPRSGGQIGFSNSGSSISRGGDHGHDHGHSHK, from the exons ATGGCTACCGTTCGAATAGCAGTTTTTCTGGCAACTTTTCATATTGCATTAGGCATATTAAACCCAT GGGAGCCTGAGGTTGACCCCGCACTACGATGCCCCTATGGTAGGCACCACACGGAGATCGGTAACCAGGCCAACTGTAACCTGCTGGGCGTGTCCTGTACTGAGGGTTATTTCTGTAGCGGGGATACCCAGGACAAAAACGGACGCTGCTGCAAAA CTCACAATCCGTGCACCACTGGTGCCCCTTACCACGTGCAGGGAGATGCCCCTGCGTGTCTCCGGGGAGATTTCCGGTGTCCTCACGGTTATACGTGTGTCGGGACCGCTTATTCTTCCTCTGTGTGCTGTCCAG GATCGGGTCATTCGGGGCCTTACATCCCTGACCATTCCAATCAAGGCCTTGGATGCGTTGCTGACGGGGGGTTATACCAGCCAGGCGAGGTCTTTTATAACATCGCCGGAGATAGATGCACGTGCACAATTACCGGACGTGCCACATGCATTCCAAATAGTCATAAACTACCAT ctGGAGCAGACAGATACTGTACTGCTTTTGATAGAAGCTACCGACCCGGCCAGAGATTCGTGGCTTCCGACGGTTGCAATGAGTGCACGTGTGAACCGGACGGTGGGATCCAGTGTAGCAGATATCCTTGTCCTGACTTCTCCGTTGACCGAAGACATGGTACCCCAG GACAACTGTACTGTACCTTTGAGGACATCCACTATAGCCGTGGACAGACTTTCACGAGCACTGACGGATGCCGGCAGTGCACGTGCGGGAACAATGGAAGAGTCAGCTGTCAGCGTCGTCAATGTAACGGCTTCCCTGACCCTGGAAGTTCCATTGGCTTCCCAATTGGCTTACCTGATGGCCGTCGTCCAATCGCCTTACCCGATGGCCGTACTCAAAGAGTCGGCTTTCCCGAAGACCGTGATTCAATTGGCTTTCCTAGGAGCGGTGGTCAAATCGGCTTCTCTAATAGTGGCTCTTCAATTAGTAGAG